The genomic region GCTCATAATGCTTATCTTTGGCACCCTCTTGTGGATCTTAAACAAAAGAATGACACCAAAAAGCAGGATATCTAAAAGTTAATAGATAAAACAAAGTTTCATTTAACAttgaacttttattttgaaaatgcACTTAAAAAGGTTACATCAGAGCTTGTGGCACattctggagaaaaaaaacaccccATCTAATGTACATGCAAATAACAACATTCCAAAATCCCCTACAATTTCCACTATAAAAATCCCTGAATTTGTGAGGTCACAGCATAACCTGAGGAAAGTTTTTCAGTCAATCTGAGAGGCAGAAGCAGATGTCCAACAGTTTCCATTTTGGCTTTTAAACTCCAAAAGCTAAACTTTCAAAATCCTTCCTTGCAAAAAAGAAATGAGGACCTAGAGGTTCAGATAAGGAAGTCTGCTGAGGAAAAAAAGGAATTAGGAGAGAGAGCCTTCTACTAGGCAGCGACATGGTGAATGTTGCACTAACATAACACATACTGTGCTCGCACAcactttttctgtctgtgttggtgCACGTGTGTTTCAAGGCTTGTTTTAGAGTGGTTTGTGCACACCATGTGACTTGAATCTTTTTCTAGAGGGCTCATACACGCGATcactcactcttacacacacacacacacacacacactcacacatgacaGTCTCTCCACCCACACTTATGCACAAGACCATAACATGACTGCATCACGTTGTTTTCTAGTGCATCCACAAAGAATCGATTTGTTCCAGTGCTATTTTTTTGGCAAAGTTATTCAACATTGATTATTTATTGCATAAAATTTAAGACAGTCTTAAAACCAGTATATCAAACCTAGTTTGCTTAGAAAGAGTGCTGTAGACAGGAATAAAGTTGATGTTACAGACTGTGCATGACCAGGCCCGACCACGCACAATCCAAAATGGATCCACCTTCAACCCTGCAGGTCCGAACTCACTCAACATTACTCCAGTCTTTCAGACTAAAAAAATTGATGAATTTCGTATACTCACTACCTGCTAATCATACCTACCGCCCATCACAGAGGCTGTCCCTAGGCAGGAGAACGCAGTTCAGTCTCAGCAGGTGCACGACCACATGTTCTTCTCCGATCTCTTTTTAGCCGGTATTTTGAAAGAGCTTGTGTGTCCTCCAGTCGTGCTCTGCTCTGGCACCCTCCTCTGTCGGCTCAATCTGGCCCCCACTGATAGAAACACAGCCTCCACGCTCTCCTGGTTCTGGGTTCCAAAcccacctcctcgtcctcctcgtccgccCATGCCCTTCTCCCCCTGGTCAGGGCTCTTGGCCGAGGTCTCGAACAGCGTCATGCCGTGGGCCTCTGCAAACTTGGCCGCCTGCTCCCTGCTCACCTGCCTCTCGGACCGGTCGCCACGCTGGTCACAGAGGTCGATCTTGTTGCCCACGAGGAACCTGAGAAAAAGAACACCGGGGACACCGAAAACATAGGAATTTTAAATGACTCCTCAATGAGATCTTTAGAAAACATACAGGGTCAATATTGAcccctaacccctcccccctcccagcctccctgccaaGCTCGCCAGCTAACAACCGGAGTCACAACTAGCATCCAACTCCTCAGCATGAACATGTGACTGGAATGTTGAGTCAGGGACCAACTTCAGCATGAAACCCTGACCTCTGTTCTACCCTCCTAACTGTCTGGAATGGTGCCACCATGTCACTGGGACAGACAGAATTGTATTTGATTTGACTGGATGTACTAAACCCAGTGACGCTGATAACTTTATTGTTAATCGCTCTGACGCCATGATCATGATAATCGTGACAATGACGACCCACCATGGGATTTCCTGTCCGAGGGAATTCTGGCGGCACTCCTCAATCCAGGCAGGTAGCCCATGGAAGGAGGCGGGGCTCGTGACAGCATAGACGAACAGCACAGCATGCACGTTGCGGTAGTAGTGATGCACCATGGACTTTCGGAAGCGCTCCTGGCCTGCCGTATCCCATAGCTGCAGCTGGGGGTGGCACAACAAGAATGTTGTCAACAAAATGATTTGGGTTTTACCCACGTTCCCACAGCACTAACCAATAAGACACTTTCACGAATCAAGAAAAATATGTAGTCATTAAAATAAGTAGGAGACTGGTGAATGAGAGTATAGGACTACAGACCATgttcatgtaaatgtaaatatatgttcTGCTTTCTCAGTATGGACACTTcagcattgtgtttgtgttggtgtcaCTGCTCCCTGCACATGTGTTAATCTTGAATGACTAATAAACGATTGGTCTTCTAAAACAAGTCTCAAATTCATTCAGGGACACTTCCTCAATCATTTGGTtgacacaacacagagaaaaGAAGAACATGGGcaaaccctctcctcctccaagtTGTACATACAAAGCATATCACTAAACACATTTACGTTTAGTTGGCTTACTTACAGCTAATAGTTTTGGCTTGCTTTGGAGACTGCAAGTCATGGAGAAATGGCTGCATATAAACTTCTTGAGCATGTGTCAGTAGCAATTAAGTAGTTCTACTCCTATTGTAATTTACAAAGAGCCTTATTGATCTTATGAAGGTAGCTGGAGGAAGTTAAAGTTTAAACAGTGTCAAACGAATTGAACTGGGCACAGCCTTTGACATGGACAGGTCAACTTTGACTTGATTAGGAAGAAACTAGAGTCCGCCTAGTTAATTTACTTGTTCATTGTACCATGTTGGACAGAACATTACTATCTAAACATCAATATGGATAATTAATGTAGTTAAGATGATT from Osmerus mordax isolate fOsmMor3 chromosome 14, fOsmMor3.pri, whole genome shotgun sequence harbors:
- the LOC136956683 gene encoding ras-related protein Rab-33B; amino-acid sequence: MDSSLEFSNSVSSVSSIPARCRIFKIIVIGDSDVGKTCLTHRWCAGEFPDRTEATIGVDFRERVIDIEGEKIKLQLWDTAGQERFRKSMVHHYYRNVHAVLFVYAVTSPASFHGLPAWIEECRQNSLGQEIPWFLVGNKIDLCDQRGDRSERQVSREQAAKFAEAHGMTLFETSAKSPDQGEKGMGGRGGRGGGFGTQNQESVEAVFLSVGARLSRQRRVPEQSTTGGHTSSFKIPAKKRSEKNMWSCTC